From the genome of Nicotiana sylvestris chromosome 1, ASM39365v2, whole genome shotgun sequence:
ACTTCTCTAGTCCTCCAAGAAGTTCAGATCTTTCAGTGAATTTCTCAAGGACTCGAAATTCACCATGTTTTGATGTAAATCGAGATCTGAACCTATGAGACTTAAATAAGTAGGGATTGTTCTCTGCTTCATCACATTGAGAAGCAAGAAAGATGGAGAGGATCAAGAAGAAGAGAAATAAGAGCTTTGGTTTACTGAAAATTGCCATAGTTACGAATATTGAACTGCGATGGAAGCTTATTCGGAAGTTTTGATGAAGAGATCTTTGATTTAGAGTGGGAATTTTTCATGAGTTTGAAACCCTGCAAGCATGCAGATTGACAAGTGTTGAATTGAACACTAACGAGGAGAGGTGTAACTGTGATATATAAGGCTAGCCCATGTCACATGGGGTACACTGTTGGGACAATTTTGTAAAGGACTAGATATATAACACCAAGTTTCTTTTTAGGCGGGATAACTATTTTTTTGGTcaatttttttcttcaaaattaagGTGTTTGTCAAAACTTCTTTTCacccaaaatatttttttttttaattaaggtAATTGGTCAAGTTTTTGGAGggaaaaaaaagaatttaaaaaaaaaacagaagcagtttttgagaagcagaaaaaaacaatttcttttcaaaagcacttttgaagaAAAACACTATAAGCActttttaaagcttggtcaaacactaattgctacttaaaagtacttttcaaattaagtaatcaaacacaaactgcttctctccaaaagtattttttgaaagtcaaaataagctgattttagaagcttggccaaacaggctattaaccTGTTGACATAATTGGATATAAATAAATAGTATTTAATCTGTCTCAATTtacataatatttttttaatgttagatttttatttaaaataatgcctTTTCTTTATGAATGAACTTACGGTCACACAAATACTTACAGTTTTTTTGGTAATTATTGTCAATTTACTATTAACTCCAAAAAAAAATCATTATAATTAAAGAGCACCTCCTTTTTGTATCAGAAATTTGGCCTCCAACAAAACAGAAAAATAGCTACACTGTACTCTAATTACATAGGATTTGCTGTACTAAATTCCTACATCTACGTGCTCTATGTGCATTCCTCGTAACCTATATTCTTTCTATGATCTCCTGCTTTATCTGTTGTACTACATCCTCTTTATGTACATTAATACCTCTTAAAATCTTCTAGTTTCTTGCACGCCGTGTGTGGTAAATCACAACCCCATTGATAGCAGCTTCCAATTCATTCGTATAGACCTTCCAATATTTCCTGTTTATACTATCCAAAGACTTTGTTATATTCCCTACTGGTATCTTGATGTCTTTCCATTGATTTACGTCTTGCCTTAGAGCTGTGATCTATGTACACTCCACAAATAAGTGTATGTTAGTTTCAGTCATGTGAGTATTACATAAACAACACCTGCTATCCTCCACTGGAACTTGCAACTTGAGTAATCTCTCCTTTGTGAGTAGCCTTCCATGCATTGCCAACCACACTATAAACCTTTGCTTAGGTTGAGCTATTGAGGTCCATATCAGATTAGCTATCTTCAACTTAGGATGTTCACCAATGAGAGAAAGATAACTACTGGTAATGGAGTAGTCACCAATTCTAGTAAGCTTGTAATTATTTTGCTCATAACAGCTCTGCATTTTGATTTTCAGACCATTAATGTTTCTTTAGCACCAAATACTATCTATCGGGGCTGATGGTTTCATATATTTGTTTCTGCTCTCATGTACACCCGAAGTACCCATTTCACCCATAAGGCTTATTTGCATTTAATCAGCTGCCATAACAACTTATCCACTGATGCCATATTTCAGTTTCTGCAACTCTTAACATTCAATCCTCCTAGCTTCTTAGGATAACAGATCTTTTCCCAGAAACTAAGGATAGTTTCTTTATCTCCTCTGAGCTATCCCAGAGATATTCTCTGCATATTCTGTCAACCTCCTTGAGTATACTTTGAGGTAATATGAACACTGTGCCCCAGAAGCTATGGATGAAAAACAACACTGCATTAATAATTTGCAGTCTGCATAGAAGCCTTGAGTAGGTAACTCTGATCCTTTGAGTGATTTTCTCTACCAGCATATGACAGTCAATCTTATTCCATTTCTTTGGGGAGAGGGGAAGTCTAAGGTATCTTATGGGAAGAGTACCTAGCACAAAACCAGTTATTTCAAGCAACTTCTTCTTAGTATTATCATCCACACCAGCTATGAAGATACTAGACTTGTCCATATTTGATTTCAACCCTGTTACATTGCTATAGTAATTTATTGCCTCCACAATCCTTTTAACTGAGCTTTCATTTCCTTTACAAAAGTTCATCAGATCATCCGCAAAATATGAGATGAGTCAGCTTTAGTGTTTTACACATGGGATGATATTTGAAATTAGGAAGTCTACTAACTGTCTTCAACATCCTTGATAAGTATTCCATAACAAGCACAAATAGAAGAGGAGAGATAGAATCATACTGCCTAAGCCATCTCTTCCCAGCAAAATATCCATGACTTTCTCCATTGACTTCAACTAAAATTATTGTAGTAGACACACACACACTATAATCCACTGAGTAAATTTGTCTGGGAACCCAAATTCACTCAGAGCTTCTTCTAGGAACTCCCAACTCACCATGTCATAGGCCTTTCTGAGATCAATCTTCATAAGACATCTTGGAGTTGTTTTCCAGTTATAATGTCTTAAAATGTCGTGACAGATTAAGACATTGTGCAGCATGGACCTCCCCTGTACAAATGCAGACTGGTTCTCTGCTACTAAGTGATCAACTGCTGCCTTTAGTCTGTTGCATATAAATTTGGAAATGCACTTGTAAAGTATTGCAACATGATATTGGTCTGTATTGGCTAGCAAATTCTGGGTTGTCCACCTTTGGGATAAGAGCTATGATTGTTGAGTTGAGTTGATTGAAGAACTTTCCATTGTGAAAAAATTTTATTACTGCCTCTGTGATATCCTACCCCACTATATGCCAAGCAGCCTTATAGAAACCACTCCTAAAGCCATCTGAACCTGTACTCTTGTTGTTGCCAATATGTTGTTGCTGTCAATATGGAACATTGCCTCTTTAAATTCCTTATCCACAACTAGCCTTAGTAACTCCAGCTATTGAGCATTTGACAAAGTAGGGCCATTTTTTAGAATGCTAGTAAAAGCTTACACTCTAGAAGTAGGCTTTCTTCCTAATATTTCAGAATAGTAATCCACAAACAAGTTTGCAATAGCCCCTGGATCAGTTTGCCATGTGCCTGCATCATCTTTAAGTTGTGTTGTGGATTGTTTCAGCTTCCTATGCTTTATAATTGAGTAGAAATATCGTGTGTTATCATCTCCTAACTTAATCCATGTAGCTTTACTTCTCTGTTGTGGGTACATTTCTGCCAAATGTGAAGACTGCTGAACCTCTTTATTTGAAGGATCCCTTTGGAGTTTCAACCTACTTTTGTTAAGCAACTTCATATCTTCTTCTGCTTCTCTCACAATATCATGAGAATATTGTGacttcaaaaccttcaaattcttCTTAAGTAGTTTCAACGTTTTTGCTACTTGATACATTTTGCGGCCCTCAATACTGTCAGCCCACCCTTCTCTTACTATTGTATTAAATTGTAGATGTTGAACCCATATGTTACAAAAACTAAAATGATTTTCTGAACTTACTTCTTACCTCTACCAGTGACAATTTTGCATGACAGTGGTCACTGATTCCTTCTGGGAGAAATATGGCCCTACATGATGGCATTACATTTGGTCATTCCCTATTTATGAACAACCAATCAATCTTCTTCATGTTTGTCATTCCATGTGTACCTATTGCCTTGTGCTAGTAACTCCAATAAGCCACATTCTACTATACAGTTATGGAAATCTTTCACTTCTACTCAGGTCACAGGgtttcttcttattttgtctTCTGATTTGAGGACTGAGTTAAAATTCCATAAAACCATCCAAGGCCTTGTACATTTCCTGCTATGAGACACTAACTTATCCCATAGTTCCTTCTTATCTTTTCTAGTATTTAAAGCATAGACATAAGACAACTCAAATGTCATTTGAAGAGGAATGTAATGAACTTTATAGTTGATTACTTGAGCTGACATACTCCTAGGAATGACCTTGTAGTAATCAAGTCTCAAAGTAATCTAAATTCTACCATTATAATGGTACTCTAGGTTTGTAAGGTACTTCCATCCCACAAATATATTATTTGCTAGCTTCTCAATTATGTTGCTTTTTATCTTGGTTTCTAGTAGACCAACCAACCCCACTCGTTCCTCATTGCAAATGAGTTTCACCCTTTTTGCTTATTAGGGTCATTAAGCCCCGTAACATTCCAATTTAACATATTAACCATCCCCAAGGGAGTGATTGTTTTGGCCTCCCTTATTTGTTATGTTGACCTCTTTACTATGCAGGACTTGAAAAGAGTTTGAATTCTCAACTTGTTGTTGCTGCTTCTGTTGTGGCTTTCCTACTCTTGATGGGGTTTGCCAGCTTGTAATATCTCCTTGATTTTGCTTTCCTTATTGTCTCCCTACCATTTGCACTCTATTACCATCAGCTCTAGTACTTGTTGTCTCCTTCCTTTGTTCAGAGTTTACCTGAATTTGTTCCTTACTCTTAGGTTCTGTTTGTGCCATAATGTTCATCTCCTTCTGTTGTTCTGCATTTGCCATTGCTAGTTTCTTCTTGTTCCTACACACTTCCTCTGCATGCCCATATTTAGAGCAATGATCACACAGAATTGGCTTCCAGTCATAGTTGACTTTTTGTTCAATTAACTTGCCTCTTTTATTCCTAAAAAGAACTACATCTGGAAACTTTGCATTCATTCCTACCTCAACTAGTAACCTTGCAAAATTCAATCCATTCCTCTTTTCTATATTTTGGTCCACCATAATAGGTTTTCCCACTAAGCTGCCTATCTTGCTCAAACCTTTGTTACTCCAATATTTGAAGTTCAATCTAGGAAACTTAATCCAAAATTGGAGCTGCTTGAAATTCCTCTCTAGTGAACTCCAATTAAGGTGTCCAAGCCTTTACAATGAATGGTTTGTTATCAAAATGGTAAATACCACCCCGAATCACCTCTTGCTTCCCTACCTCTGTCTCAAATCCAACAATTATCACTCCAT
Proteins encoded in this window:
- the LOC138871796 gene encoding uncharacterized protein, which codes for MYQVAKTLKLLKKNLKVLKSQYSHDIVREAEEDMKLLNKSRLKLQRDPSNKEVQQSSHLAEMYPQQRSKATWIKLGDDNTRYFYSIIKHRKLKQSTTQLKDDAGTWQTDPGAIANLFVDYYSEILGRKPTSRVLKAAVDHLVAENQSAFVQGRSMLHNVLICHDILRHYNWKTTPRCLMKIDLRKAYDMLKSMEKVMDILLGRDGLGRNESSVKRIVEAINYYSNVTGLKSNMDKSSIFIAGVDDNTKKKLLEITGFVLGTLPIRYLRLPLSPKKWNKIDCHMLVEKITQRIRVTYSRLLCRLQIINAVLFFIHSFWGTVFILPQSILKEVDRICREYLWDSSEEIKKLSLVSGKRSVILRS